gaggACTCCGGCCGGTCTAtagagtcccgaggctggctcatacaagtgtccgcctcggtctcctctttcctatcttataatacaagtttatacaatcatggcggtttactatcatgggccctaaattgcctgcgggctctgggcctctaagccttatccgtaaagcgccatcttctgggtttcTTTGGGCTTCAGTATAGGTGAAGGTGAATCGGCCCCTCCTGGACGGTTTACCCTtagtggttatatcctcaacagcggCCGCGCCGTCAAGAAGGAGaaggtcgccgccgccgacgagaacggCGGCAACGTCGGCGACTTCGCGGCGCTCAGCGACTTCTTCGCCCCGtagatgtatttttttaataatttatgtaAACGCCGAAcatgtttaatatgaatgtcaagttAGCCGAATTTATGCCGAAGCTGACCGAACTTTGCCGAATTCATATGttttaaaatataaaaaaatgcacGTCTGGGACGATCGGCTGGGAACCTGCTCGCCCCCACGCGCCAATCTACCGCCGGCTCGCTCTCAGGGGCTCTTTTTCGATGCCCCTGGGGCCGAACAGCCGGAGATGCTCTTATTGCATTCAACCGGCTCTGCTGTTTCAGCTTCCTCTCCGTCCAATCCATCACTAGATGCAAACTAAATTTTTACCAACAAGATCTACTAAGTATTACTATATGTCATGTTAAAGTGGTATCCAAACTGCTCGCATGAGCAACTTGTAAGGGTCCAGTGTGCAGTTCAAGACTAACAACTAAGCTGACTATAATTAGAAGAGACAGCTCGGTAAACGATGATTACTCTGTACTTTACTCGGTAGTTAACCATGACTTGGAGAAAAGGTGATTCTTGACCTCATGATCCAGCACACGTACAAAGAAACTGAATCACACGGATGGTGTGAACAGCCACAGGCTGGCATCATTTGACCAGCCCGGGATATGTTATACTGTATAATATTTGCAGCGAGCACTGACGTCCGTCTGACATGCATACATCGCTCTCGCCGTCGCCATGAACGTAGCTGAGAGTCGAGGGTCAAACGACATTGTATCTAGTGACACAGCCGCTACGTTTGTGTGCACACGCGGCCCATGAAGACGAAGACGGTGCCAAATGCCATCCCCACCGGCGTCCGCGTGGCTCCGATCCGCCGCTCCGGCCCCTATATAAAGACCTCCGTGCGGCTCCATCTCGTCCCACTCCCGTCCATCCATCCATAGCTGAAACTGAAAGTCCCACACATCATCACCGCACCGCCCTTGTTAGCAGCCATGACCGCTCTCGACTTCATGCCCGCCGAGAAGCCCCCCCAAGCCGGCAGCGTCGCTCTTGGCACCACCACCCAcaatgccgccgccgctgccgccatgcGGGTGTGCGAGTTCGTCCAGCAGAGGAGGCTGGAGGGGAAGGTGGCCATCGTCACCGGCGGGGCGCGCGGGATCGGGGAGGCGATCGTGCGCGCGTTCGTCCGGCACGGCGCGCGCGTGGTGATCGCCGACATCGACGACGCGGCGGGCGAGGCTCTGGCCGCCGCGCTGGGCGGCGCCCTCTGCAGCTACGTGCACTGCGACGTGTCGGTGGAGGCCGACGTGGAGCGCGCGGTCGGTTGCTGCGTGGCGCGGTACGGGCGGCTGGACGTCCTCTGCAACAACGCCGGCGTGCTGGGCCGGCAGGCGCCGCCCTCGGGAGCGGGCGCGGGCGCCAAGAGCGGCGGCATCGCGACCCTGGACGCCGCCGAGTTCGACCGGGTGCTGCGCGTGAACACGCTCGGCGCGGCCCTCGGCATGAAGCACGCGGCGCGGGCCATGCTGCAGCGCCGCGGCGCAGGCGGGAGCATCGTGTCGGTGGCGAGCGTGGCCGGCGTGCTGGGCGGGATGGGCCCGCATGCGTACACGGCGTCGAAGCACGCGCTGGTGGGGCTGACCAAGAACGCGGCCTGCGAGCTCGGGGAGCACGGCATCCGCGTGAACTGCGTGTCCCCCTTCGGCGTGGCCACGCCAATGCTGGTGAATGCGTGGCGCCACAGCCAccatgatgaagatgaagacgGGAGCGCGGCGGCGCCGGTGAGCGCGGAggaggtggagaaggcggaggagaTGGTGCGCGGCATGGCGACGCTCAAGGGCACGACGTTGAGGGCAGGGGACATCGCGGAGGCGGCGCTGTTCCTGGCCAGCGACGAGTCGAGGTACATCTCCGGGCACAacctcgtcgtcgacggcggcGTCACCACCTCCAGGAACGTCATCGGGCTGTGATGGATGGTGAAGTCAAACCGATTGAGATGCAGTTGGAGGGGAGTACGTGCTCCAGTGTCGCAATCAAGTACAGCTCCAGTGAGTGGGCCAAGCCGCATGCACGAACTGTACTTAAATTAATTATAAGTTGGCAATAGTGGTAAGACTAGTcataatggagagtaacatacactagtaacatacacatatccctaaacTATGTTACTAACCTTATCGTGGGTAGTAATTAAGTGTGATAACATGCAAggattcatttattaggttatagactcatattacaTTGGGACATgcgatgttacagtaactagctaagttactacaactccctctctcctcattacctcattgccacataagcaaatttgctgagttgtactcgatgttactgctgaagttactcccactgtggctagtctaagtaGGAGTAATTAGCTGGTATTTGTTCGATCTGTTTGACCTGAAGAGTGGTTATGTCATCAACTATGGATTTGCCTGGTTTTTCTT
The window above is part of the Triticum aestivum cultivar Chinese Spring chromosome 2A, IWGSC CS RefSeq v2.1, whole genome shotgun sequence genome. Proteins encoded here:
- the LOC123184643 gene encoding sex determination protein tasselseed-2; this encodes MTALDFMPAEKPPQAGSVALGTTTHNAAAAAAMRVCEFVQQRRLEGKVAIVTGGARGIGEAIVRAFVRHGARVVIADIDDAAGEALAAALGGALCSYVHCDVSVEADVERAVGCCVARYGRLDVLCNNAGVLGRQAPPSGAGAGAKSGGIATLDAAEFDRVLRVNTLGAALGMKHAARAMLQRRGAGGSIVSVASVAGVLGGMGPHAYTASKHALVGLTKNAACELGEHGIRVNCVSPFGVATPMLVNAWRHSHHDEDEDGSAAAPVSAEEVEKAEEMVRGMATLKGTTLRAGDIAEAALFLASDESRYISGHNLVVDGGVTTSRNVIGL